From the Scophthalmus maximus strain ysfricsl-2021 chromosome 11, ASM2237912v1, whole genome shotgun sequence genome, one window contains:
- the LOC118299694 gene encoding transcobalamin-1 isoform X2: protein MMMNPALHSAALLLLLLLPGTLTQDPVPIDVVVVNSQHSTPLTYPTHVAHRGILISALKRLMDSNENFKFTYTEDPNYGPYLKSVNGLAGSDKDRTYWELLVKTPDGKIIRPNVGIGCYIPSKNEKIILKFSKW from the exons atgatgatgaatcctGCTCTCCACTCTGCAgccctgctgttgctgctgctgctccctgggACTCTGACTCAAG ATCCAGTTCCCATTGATGTGGTGGTGGTCAACTCACAACATTCTACCCCGTTGACCTACCCCACTCATGTGGCACACAGAGGGATCCTAATAAGTGCACTGAAGAGACTCATGGACTCCAATGAGAACTTTAA GTTTACCTACACAGAGGATCCAAACTATGGCCCATACCTGAAGAGTGTGAATGGTTTGGCCGGAAGTGATAAAGACCGAACATACTGGGAATTATTGGTCAAGACTCCGGATGGCAAAATCATAAGACCTAATGTTG GCATCGGATGTTACATTCCCAgcaaaaatgagaaaatcattCTGAAATTTTCAAAGTGGTGA